In the genome of Nitrospira sp. MA-1, one region contains:
- a CDS encoding radical SAM protein has protein sequence MGKSLPVLNSFLNTLNSLGAGAISKFESFRPDSGAPGDGRTVDDFKPYLVALNLTKRCNLKCDHCYLDATTKMGGGQDELTTEECFQLIDQIAQVNAGSLLVITGGEPLVRPDILEIARHAVEKRFMVVFGTNGMLIDDKMAKAMVDIGVMGVGISIDSLDSATHNAFRGLPGAWEGAMAGIEACKRNGLQFQVHFSAQPMNYKELPAVIDWSHDLGAKVLNVFFMVCTGRGEELTDITPSQYEEVLTYMVESQDKYQDMLVRARCAPHFKRLAYEKDPNSPITKATGYMGGGCLAGTNYARVTPNGDLTPCPYMPLSAGNIRDTSFVDLWENSEVFNSFRYPHLKGKCGDCEYSEICGGCRARPYVDHGDAMDEDEWCLYTPKGGEKIKVAFNMPEASSVEWEADAEERLSRIPYFLRAMVKKGVERHAVEQGLPIVTIELMEELRKRRFGNEKPVFKF, from the coding sequence ATGGGTAAGTCTCTGCCTGTTCTCAATTCATTCCTTAACACGCTGAATTCGTTAGGGGCCGGAGCAATTTCTAAGTTTGAATCATTTCGTCCAGACTCCGGAGCGCCTGGGGATGGTCGAACCGTGGATGATTTTAAGCCCTACCTCGTGGCTCTCAATTTAACCAAGCGTTGCAATCTCAAATGCGACCATTGTTATCTGGATGCCACAACGAAAATGGGTGGTGGGCAGGATGAATTGACGACAGAGGAATGTTTTCAGCTTATTGATCAGATTGCCCAAGTCAATGCCGGTAGTCTTCTTGTTATTACCGGAGGAGAGCCGTTGGTTCGTCCTGATATTCTTGAAATCGCGCGTCATGCAGTCGAGAAGCGATTTATGGTCGTATTTGGCACCAATGGTATGCTGATTGACGATAAGATGGCGAAAGCCATGGTAGACATTGGTGTGATGGGCGTAGGAATTAGTATTGATTCCTTAGATTCAGCAACACACAATGCGTTTAGAGGTTTACCTGGCGCATGGGAAGGCGCTATGGCTGGCATTGAAGCCTGCAAACGAAACGGTCTTCAATTTCAAGTACATTTCAGCGCACAGCCCATGAACTACAAGGAATTACCAGCGGTCATCGATTGGTCACACGATTTAGGTGCCAAAGTCTTAAATGTCTTTTTCATGGTGTGTACTGGACGGGGTGAAGAACTCACTGACATCACTCCTTCGCAATATGAAGAGGTCTTGACTTATATGGTTGAGAGCCAAGATAAATACCAGGACATGTTGGTTCGGGCGCGTTGTGCGCCACATTTCAAACGCTTGGCCTACGAAAAGGACCCAAATTCTCCCATCACCAAAGCGACAGGATATATGGGAGGAGGATGTCTGGCAGGCACAAACTATGCGCGAGTGACGCCAAATGGCGATCTCACGCCATGCCCATATATGCCCCTTTCTGCAGGAAACATTCGCGACACCAGTTTTGTCGATTTATGGGAAAATTCAGAAGTATTCAACTCCTTTCGCTATCCACACCTCAAGGGTAAATGTGGAGATTGCGAATACAGTGAAATTTGCGGCGGGTGCCGTGCTCGTCCTTATGTGGACCACGGGGATGCGATGGATGAGGATGAATGGTGTCTGTACACTCCCAAAGGGGGAGAAAAAATTAAAGTGGCCTTCAATATGCCGGAAGCCTCGTCGGTGGAATGGGAAGCCGACGCAGAAGAACGGCTCAGTCGGATCCCATATTTTCTTCGAGCCATGGTCAAAAAAGGTGTCGAGCGTCATGCCGTTGAACAAGGTCTTCCAATCGTGACCATTGAATTAATGGAAGAACTTCGGAAGCGTCGATTCGGAAATGAAAAACCTGTGTTTAAGTTCTAA
- a CDS encoding cytochrome c has translation MNRLLWICVLILLGFTASYETRDVEAQPEGKQGRDLYRIHCLECHGAEGRGDGPRAALLAPRPGNLVSAATSTKTDEELLEILANGVPRTAMHGWSDQLSEEQRRNVLAYVRTLVHFHDLSSPPSPGP, from the coding sequence ATGAATCGGTTGCTGTGGATATGCGTCCTGATCCTTTTAGGCTTTACCGCTTCCTATGAGACAAGGGACGTTGAAGCGCAACCCGAAGGGAAGCAGGGGCGAGACCTCTATCGTATTCATTGTCTGGAATGTCATGGGGCGGAAGGACGGGGTGATGGTCCACGGGCGGCCCTGTTGGCCCCTCGCCCCGGAAATCTAGTTTCGGCAGCCACCTCTACCAAAACCGATGAAGAACTCCTTGAGATCCTTGCCAATGGAGTTCCCCGAACGGCCATGCATGGCTGGAGTGATCAATTGTCAGAAGAGCAACGGCGCAATGTCCTCGCCTACGTTCGAACCCTCGTGCATTTTCATGACCTATCTTCTCCTCCTTCTCCAGGACCTTAG
- a CDS encoding acyl-CoA desaturase has product MSRTLDPSLAGTPQRDFPTMILFGSIVLTTIIGLPLYAYFYDFSWVDWTMFITLYLFTGLGITVGYHRLITHRSFKCPNWIKAIFLIAGGMALENSALKWASDHIRHHARCDQKEDPYNATLGFWHSHCGWIFWKDPNRDPKYATRLLQDPLILWQDKYYLPILLSGLVLPFVVGFLYNGWIGGLGCFLLAGLARTFFVLNSTFFINSICHIWGDQPHGTSDSSRDSWWISLLTFGEGYHNYHHMYQSDYRNGVRWYNFDPSKWLIWTLSRLGLAYDLRRQSPDQP; this is encoded by the coding sequence ATGTCACGAACGTTAGATCCATCCTTAGCCGGAACTCCACAACGAGATTTCCCCACAATGATTCTGTTTGGATCAATTGTGTTGACCACAATCATCGGGCTCCCTTTGTATGCCTATTTTTACGATTTTTCCTGGGTAGACTGGACCATGTTTATCACGCTTTACCTATTTACAGGATTAGGCATTACAGTGGGCTATCATCGGTTAATTACCCATAGGAGCTTCAAGTGCCCAAACTGGATCAAAGCCATATTCTTAATCGCAGGCGGTATGGCGTTAGAAAACTCGGCGTTAAAATGGGCCAGCGACCATATTAGGCACCATGCCCGGTGCGACCAGAAGGAAGACCCCTATAACGCCACACTGGGCTTTTGGCACAGCCATTGTGGCTGGATTTTCTGGAAGGATCCCAATCGTGATCCCAAATATGCCACACGCCTTCTTCAGGACCCTCTGATTTTGTGGCAGGACAAATATTACCTTCCCATTCTTTTGTCTGGACTGGTGCTGCCATTCGTAGTGGGATTTCTGTACAATGGGTGGATTGGCGGTCTCGGATGTTTTCTGCTGGCTGGGCTTGCACGTACTTTCTTTGTTCTAAACTCAACGTTTTTCATCAATTCCATTTGCCATATCTGGGGCGATCAACCCCATGGCACATCTGATTCGAGCAGGGATAGTTGGTGGATATCATTACTCACATTTGGAGAGGGATATCACAACTATCATCATATGTATCAAAGTGACTACCGAAATGGGGTTCGCTGGTATAATTTTGATCCCTCAAAGTGGCTTATATGGACATTGAGCAGATTGGGCTTAGCCTATGATCTTCGGCGGCAGTCTCCTGACCAGCCGTAA
- a CDS encoding universal stress protein, translating to MYKTIYVPVDNSDHSNMAVELGVQFAKIFGSKIVGSHVYAAKMHDKRFKQMEAGLPEEYHDEKELDRQRQIHDSLITRGLQIITDSYLDFVDQKCAEANIPLERRSLEGRNWKAIAEDISKNGYDLTIMGALGVGAVKDSVIGSNTERVIRRIRNSDMFVVKDTKPMNGGKIVVAVDGSHYSFGGLKTALALGKALNKPVEAISAFDPYFHYAAFHSISGVLNEEAGKVFRFKEQEKLHEEVIDSGLAKIYQSHLDVSRDVAQDEGADIKTTLLDGKAFEKIIQYVRKEQPWLLIVGRIGVHSDDDMDIGSNAENLLRSAPCNVLISNKKFVPPIDTQAEYTIAWTEEALRRMEKIPVFARGVAKTAIHRYAIEKGHTIISNSVIDDAVGDILPKGAMDAMKTLGGTLDAAGVDRNAMQAGDEVAQDLMGSTLSGMMSQVVEEKPSEASAPMSAGNKSYLARMSRDYYVCGGCGYIGKGDQPVMCPVCGLDGAQFKQVDKSIFDAAAKAEGGLETQVSYDDIPMQWTKDAREAIRAVPAGFQRRRAKAKIEKTARKLGMTTITLEYSGAMIQEAASEDYTPIFANKTAGETAPMVSESKTENTGNNNGADPYVWEPDALQRLERAPAGFMRDCTKALIIKHAEKIGTTTITLDVANQGIEQAKTTMEEAMKTGNVKDIVAKLTGTGAPSEAQSGAGHNG from the coding sequence ATGTACAAAACAATATATGTCCCGGTTGATAATTCAGACCATTCGAATATGGCTGTAGAACTGGGGGTGCAGTTCGCGAAAATTTTCGGATCGAAAATTGTGGGTAGTCATGTGTATGCGGCGAAGATGCATGATAAGCGGTTTAAGCAAATGGAGGCAGGTCTTCCTGAGGAATATCACGACGAAAAGGAGTTAGATCGCCAACGCCAAATACATGATTCCCTTATTACCAGAGGTTTGCAAATAATTACAGATTCATATTTGGATTTTGTCGATCAGAAATGCGCGGAAGCGAACATTCCTCTGGAGCGGCGCTCACTCGAGGGACGAAATTGGAAGGCGATTGCAGAAGATATTTCAAAAAATGGGTATGACTTGACCATTATGGGGGCCTTGGGGGTTGGGGCAGTGAAGGACTCTGTGATCGGCAGTAACACGGAACGTGTGATCCGTCGGATTCGTAATTCGGACATGTTCGTTGTGAAAGATACCAAACCCATGAATGGTGGGAAAATTGTGGTAGCTGTAGATGGGAGCCATTACTCCTTCGGCGGATTGAAAACCGCACTCGCCTTGGGAAAGGCGCTCAATAAGCCTGTAGAAGCGATTTCGGCATTCGATCCCTATTTTCATTACGCCGCGTTTCACAGTATTTCCGGTGTCCTGAATGAAGAGGCTGGAAAGGTGTTTCGATTTAAGGAACAGGAAAAGCTTCATGAGGAAGTCATTGACAGCGGGTTAGCAAAAATTTACCAGTCTCATCTTGATGTCTCTCGCGATGTCGCCCAGGATGAGGGCGCGGATATTAAGACAACTCTTCTTGACGGCAAAGCGTTTGAGAAAATCATTCAATACGTTCGGAAAGAGCAGCCATGGCTGCTAATCGTTGGACGGATTGGGGTGCATAGCGACGATGATATGGATATTGGCAGCAATGCCGAGAATCTTTTGCGTTCAGCTCCTTGCAATGTATTAATATCTAACAAGAAGTTTGTTCCTCCGATTGACACGCAGGCCGAATACACGATCGCATGGACGGAAGAAGCCTTACGGCGGATGGAAAAGATACCTGTCTTTGCACGGGGAGTGGCCAAGACTGCGATTCATCGATATGCTATCGAAAAGGGGCATACCATCATCAGTAATTCTGTCATTGATGATGCGGTTGGTGATATTCTACCCAAAGGGGCCATGGACGCCATGAAAACATTAGGCGGTACTCTCGATGCTGCTGGAGTCGATCGGAATGCCATGCAGGCAGGGGATGAGGTGGCGCAGGACTTGATGGGTTCCACCCTGAGCGGCATGATGTCTCAGGTGGTGGAAGAAAAGCCGTCGGAGGCTTCTGCGCCAATGAGCGCAGGGAACAAGTCGTATCTAGCTCGAATGTCCAGAGACTATTATGTTTGTGGTGGATGTGGATATATTGGGAAAGGCGATCAACCGGTGATGTGCCCTGTCTGTGGTCTGGATGGAGCACAATTCAAACAAGTAGATAAATCTATTTTTGATGCGGCTGCCAAGGCGGAAGGTGGCTTGGAAACCCAAGTATCATATGACGATATTCCTATGCAGTGGACGAAAGATGCTCGTGAAGCCATTCGAGCCGTTCCCGCTGGATTTCAACGCCGACGGGCAAAAGCGAAAATCGAAAAAACTGCAAGAAAACTTGGAATGACCACGATTACGTTGGAATATTCAGGAGCAATGATTCAAGAAGCGGCAAGCGAGGACTATACACCAATTTTTGCCAATAAAACGGCTGGGGAGACGGCACCTATGGTCTCTGAATCCAAAACTGAAAATACTGGCAATAATAATGGAGCCGACCCGTATGTGTGGGAGCCTGATGCCCTACAACGATTGGAAAGAGCTCCTGCCGGATTTATGCGTGATTGCACCAAAGCCTTAATTATCAAACATGCTGAAAAAATTGGTACTACAACCATCACTCTAGATGTGGCGAACCAGGGAATTGAACAAGCCAAAACTACTATGGAAGAAGCCATGAAAACTGGCAATGTCAAAGACATCGTGGCCAAGTTGACTGGCACAGGGGCTCCCTCGGAAGCTCAATCCGGAGCCGGACATAATGGGTAA
- the metK gene encoding methionine adenosyltransferase has product MRQTNFLFTSESVTEGHPDKIADQISDGILDAIIAKDKNCRVACETILTTGIAFVAGEISTRAYVEIPEIIRETIREVGYADATWGFDYSTCSVLTAIHNQSGDIAMGVDSGGAGDQGLMFGYASNETPELMPMPIILAHRLTRRLAEVRKKNILPWVRPDGKSQVTIEYKNGKPIRIDTIVVSTQHSDAVTSKKIEKDVMEKVIIPVMPKKLFNPKSTKFHINPTGRFVVGGPMGDTGLTGRKIIVDTYGGVGSHGGGAFSGKDPSKVDRSASYMARYIAKNIIAAQLAEKCEVQLAYAIGVAEPVSVLVDTKGTEKAPIDRIEKLIIKHFPLTPRGIIEHLKLRRPIYKRTAAYGHFGRNEPGFTWEKTDKASLLRKGAGL; this is encoded by the coding sequence ATGAGACAAACCAATTTCCTTTTCACCTCGGAATCGGTCACGGAAGGGCATCCCGATAAGATTGCCGATCAGATTTCCGACGGCATTCTTGACGCAATCATTGCCAAAGATAAGAACTGTAGGGTGGCCTGTGAAACTATTCTGACAACAGGAATCGCCTTTGTAGCCGGGGAAATCTCCACCCGGGCATACGTAGAAATTCCTGAGATTATCCGTGAAACGATTCGGGAGGTTGGATATGCAGATGCCACATGGGGATTCGATTACAGCACCTGCTCGGTTTTGACCGCCATTCATAACCAATCAGGTGACATTGCCATGGGAGTGGACTCTGGAGGCGCTGGCGATCAAGGGTTGATGTTCGGATATGCCTCGAATGAGACCCCTGAACTCATGCCAATGCCAATTATCCTGGCCCACCGGCTTACCAGAAGACTCGCGGAGGTTCGGAAAAAGAACATACTTCCCTGGGTTCGCCCTGATGGAAAATCACAAGTAACCATCGAATATAAAAACGGCAAACCTATTCGCATTGACACCATCGTAGTTTCCACCCAACACAGCGATGCTGTCACTTCGAAGAAAATCGAAAAAGATGTGATGGAAAAAGTGATTATTCCCGTCATGCCTAAGAAATTATTCAATCCAAAATCCACCAAATTCCATATTAACCCCACCGGGCGATTTGTCGTCGGTGGCCCCATGGGTGATACTGGCCTTACAGGAAGAAAAATCATCGTAGACACATATGGCGGAGTTGGCAGTCACGGAGGAGGCGCTTTTTCAGGGAAAGACCCCAGTAAAGTAGATCGATCAGCCTCATATATGGCCCGTTATATTGCAAAAAATATCATTGCGGCCCAATTGGCAGAAAAATGTGAAGTACAATTGGCATATGCCATTGGGGTCGCCGAACCGGTTTCCGTTTTGGTCGATACAAAGGGCACCGAAAAAGCACCTATTGATCGCATTGAAAAGCTCATCATCAAGCATTTCCCATTGACCCCCAGGGGTATCATTGAGCACCTCAAGTTGCGGCGTCCTATATATAAAAGGACCGCTGCATACGGACATTTTGGCAGAAACGAACCAGGATTCACTTGGGAGAAGACAGACAAAGCCAGCTTGCTCCGAAAAGGCGCAGGCTTATAA
- a CDS encoding acetylornithine transaminase — translation MITSELQDNADRFLMNTYARLPISLVRGNGCLVYDAEGREYLDCLAGIAVNILGHAHQDLVETITRQARQLIHTSNLFYTEPQTKLAQRLVELSFADKVFFCNSGTEANEAAIKLARRYAHNTFGPERFEILTMINSFHGRTLASLTATGQPKLQEGFGPLVPGFRYAPFNDLEALKANITPQTAAVMLEPIQAEGGIIVPHPSYLKKLREFCTEQQILLIFDEVQTGMGRTGTLFAYEQFEIQPDIMTLAKGLGGGIPIGACLATDNVAAAFEPGTHASTFGGNPLACAVALKVLELLIECGKLEQGQAAGHYLAKGLSSLKEQFSCIQEVRGKGLLQGLELTIDGKPLVLECLERRVLINCTMGKVLRFVPPLIISHAQIDRLLSVLSEVLSKHR, via the coding sequence ATGATTACAAGTGAACTCCAAGATAATGCGGATAGATTTCTGATGAATACCTATGCCCGCCTACCCATTTCACTTGTTCGGGGAAATGGATGCCTCGTGTATGATGCAGAAGGCAGGGAATATCTCGATTGTCTCGCGGGGATTGCCGTCAATATTTTAGGTCATGCCCACCAGGATCTGGTAGAGACCATCACACGACAAGCCCGACAACTCATTCATACCTCCAACCTGTTTTACACCGAACCCCAAACCAAATTGGCCCAAAGGCTGGTAGAACTGTCCTTTGCCGACAAAGTCTTTTTTTGCAATAGCGGAACAGAAGCCAACGAGGCCGCCATTAAGTTAGCCAGACGGTATGCCCACAACACCTTCGGTCCGGAACGCTTTGAAATTCTGACCATGATCAACTCTTTTCATGGACGAACATTGGCGAGCCTCACGGCAACCGGACAGCCAAAATTACAAGAAGGCTTCGGACCGCTTGTTCCTGGATTTCGCTACGCCCCATTCAATGATCTAGAGGCGTTGAAAGCCAACATAACTCCACAAACGGCAGCTGTGATGTTAGAACCCATTCAGGCTGAAGGTGGGATTATAGTTCCTCATCCTTCCTATTTGAAAAAACTTCGAGAGTTCTGCACCGAGCAACAAATTCTCCTTATTTTTGATGAAGTCCAAACGGGGATGGGACGAACAGGGACGTTATTCGCTTACGAACAGTTCGAAATTCAACCTGACATTATGACGTTAGCTAAGGGGCTAGGGGGAGGCATTCCCATTGGGGCCTGTTTGGCCACCGACAACGTCGCAGCGGCATTTGAGCCAGGCACGCATGCCTCCACGTTTGGAGGCAACCCTTTAGCCTGCGCGGTAGCCTTAAAAGTCTTAGAACTCCTTATTGAATGCGGGAAACTTGAACAGGGCCAGGCTGCCGGTCACTATTTAGCCAAAGGACTCAGTTCCCTGAAAGAACAATTCTCCTGTATTCAGGAAGTCCGTGGAAAGGGCCTACTCCAGGGTCTAGAATTAACCATAGACGGAAAACCTCTGGTCTTGGAATGCTTGGAGCGACGGGTCCTCATAAACTGCACAATGGGAAAAGTTCTCAGATTTGTGCCTCCCTTAATCATCAGCCACGCACAGATTGACCGGCTCTTGTCCGTCCTCTCTGAAGTTCTTTCTAAACATCGATAA
- the der gene encoding ribosome biogenesis GTPase Der yields the protein MARSSRSRTPRSRTRPSLESSLSSDLPVEFPLEPPPHRPLVALVGRPNVGKSTLFNRIVGHRTAIVDDVSGVTRDRNTAECDYQNRIFTLVDTGGLDLTTDDVIVEQIKFQTQAAIEEADLIIAVMDGRVGLSPLDADLVKLLRPVTKPVFLAVNKIDTPQAEPLLADFYKLGAKEIFPISAEGGLGVDELLEALLPYLPQATENEVQREIPRIAVVGRPNVGKSTLVNAILGEQRLIVSDIPGTTRDPIDSMVSLHGRRYIFTDTAGLRRRGRIERGIEGYSVVRAIRALGRSDVAVLVLDGVEGVTEQDTKIAGLISKQGRGCIILVNKWDLRADDREAYPAYNLELARRFPFFTYVPVVFGAAIQSETLTRIFPKIDQVVADFSKRIQTRKLNLFVQELLEKNPMTLVRGNPKKSVFITQVATKPPTFALFVKSAPKVPASYLRYLENSIRTEYGFEGIPLRILLRSQ from the coding sequence ATGGCTCGATCTTCCCGTTCTCGCACCCCTCGCTCCCGTACCAGACCATCTCTGGAATCGTCCCTATCGTCTGATCTGCCTGTCGAATTTCCCTTGGAACCACCCCCACATAGACCATTGGTAGCCCTGGTGGGACGGCCGAATGTAGGGAAATCTACGCTGTTTAATCGGATTGTCGGCCATCGCACGGCAATTGTAGATGATGTATCAGGGGTCACTCGGGATAGAAACACGGCAGAGTGCGATTATCAAAATCGGATATTCACGTTGGTCGACACCGGTGGGCTGGATCTGACCACCGACGATGTCATTGTGGAACAGATCAAATTTCAAACCCAAGCGGCTATTGAGGAGGCTGATCTGATCATTGCGGTCATGGATGGCCGTGTGGGGTTGTCTCCGCTGGATGCGGACCTGGTTAAGCTATTGCGACCGGTGACCAAGCCCGTTTTTCTGGCGGTCAACAAGATTGATACTCCTCAGGCTGAACCGCTCTTGGCCGATTTCTACAAATTAGGGGCAAAGGAGATTTTCCCTATTTCGGCCGAAGGAGGATTAGGAGTGGATGAATTACTGGAAGCCCTTTTGCCCTATCTTCCTCAAGCCACCGAGAATGAAGTCCAAAGAGAGATCCCAAGGATTGCGGTGGTGGGTCGACCCAATGTGGGTAAGTCGACGCTGGTCAATGCCATTCTCGGTGAACAACGACTCATTGTTAGTGATATCCCAGGAACGACCCGCGATCCAATTGATTCAATGGTCAGTCTTCATGGGCGACGGTATATCTTTACAGATACGGCAGGTCTCCGGCGAAGGGGGCGGATCGAGCGTGGAATTGAAGGCTATAGTGTCGTGCGAGCCATTCGAGCGTTGGGACGATCTGATGTTGCCGTGCTGGTTTTGGATGGGGTAGAAGGAGTCACAGAACAAGATACGAAAATTGCCGGCTTAATCAGTAAGCAAGGGCGAGGCTGTATTATCCTCGTGAATAAATGGGACTTGCGCGCGGATGATCGTGAGGCGTACCCCGCCTACAATCTTGAATTAGCTCGGCGGTTTCCATTTTTTACCTATGTGCCGGTTGTCTTTGGTGCCGCCATTCAATCGGAAACGCTCACGCGAATCTTTCCAAAGATTGATCAGGTAGTGGCAGATTTTTCCAAGCGTATTCAGACCCGTAAGCTGAACCTCTTTGTTCAGGAACTTCTGGAAAAAAATCCCATGACGTTGGTCCGAGGCAATCCAAAAAAATCCGTATTTATCACTCAGGTCGCGACCAAGCCGCCTACCTTTGCGTTATTTGTTAAATCCGCACCAAAAGTTCCAGCCTCCTACCTCCGTTATCTAGAAAACTCCATCAGGACGGAATATGGTTTTGAGGGCATTCCGCTCCGGATATTGTTGCGCAGTCAATAA
- the ahcY gene encoding adenosylhomocysteinase has protein sequence MSTATMTKTAPIDYKVADIRLADWGRKELCIAETEMPALMALREKYRQSQPLKGAKILGCIHMTIQTGVLIETLIELGAEVRWSSCNIFSTQDHAAAAIAAKGIPVFAWKGETEEEYDWCLEQTILKGGQPWDANMVLDDGGDLTMMLHKKYPAMLERIHGITEETTTGVHRLLEMLKNGTLKVPAINVNDSITKSKNDNKYGCRHSLNDAIKRATDHLLSGKKALVIGYGDVGKGSAQSLRQEGMIVKISEIDPICAMQACMDGYEVVSPYKGGINTGKVEDTNSVLLQNTDLVVTATGNLNVCDSAILQSLKSGAVVCNIGHFDNEIDTAFMRKNWEWEEVKPQVHTVYRDKASKDHLILLSEGRLVNLGNGTGHPSRIMDGSFANQVLAQIYLYERKFADQKGGTITVQVLPKHLDEEVAAHMVRGFGGVITKLTQTQAAYIHVPVNGPFKEDSYKY, from the coding sequence ATGAGCACTGCAACTATGACCAAAACCGCTCCGATTGACTACAAAGTTGCGGATATCCGTTTGGCTGATTGGGGGAGAAAAGAATTATGCATCGCCGAAACAGAAATGCCGGCATTGATGGCTCTTCGGGAGAAATACCGCCAGTCCCAGCCATTAAAAGGCGCAAAAATTCTTGGCTGCATTCACATGACCATTCAGACAGGAGTGTTAATTGAAACGCTCATCGAACTGGGTGCTGAAGTCCGCTGGTCATCCTGCAATATTTTTTCAACACAAGATCATGCTGCCGCTGCCATCGCCGCAAAAGGAATTCCTGTATTCGCCTGGAAGGGTGAAACAGAAGAAGAATATGATTGGTGCTTGGAGCAAACCATTTTAAAGGGCGGACAACCCTGGGATGCAAACATGGTCCTGGACGACGGTGGAGACTTGACTATGATGCTCCACAAAAAATATCCAGCTATGCTGGAGCGAATTCATGGAATCACTGAAGAGACAACCACTGGGGTCCATCGTTTATTGGAAATGTTAAAAAATGGAACACTAAAGGTTCCAGCCATTAATGTGAATGATTCAATCACCAAATCAAAGAATGACAATAAATATGGCTGTCGCCACAGTTTAAATGACGCAATCAAACGCGCCACAGACCACCTCCTGTCAGGGAAAAAAGCCCTGGTAATTGGGTACGGCGATGTCGGGAAAGGCTCCGCTCAATCACTCCGACAGGAAGGCATGATTGTCAAAATTTCAGAAATTGATCCAATCTGTGCCATGCAAGCCTGCATGGATGGCTATGAAGTGGTCTCTCCCTACAAAGGTGGCATCAATACAGGCAAGGTCGAAGACACCAACTCCGTCCTTCTTCAAAACACAGATTTGGTCGTCACAGCTACCGGCAACTTGAATGTCTGCGATTCAGCCATACTGCAATCATTGAAATCTGGGGCGGTTGTTTGCAATATCGGACACTTCGACAATGAAATTGACACTGCTTTTATGCGGAAGAACTGGGAATGGGAAGAAGTAAAACCTCAGGTGCATACGGTGTATCGTGACAAAGCCAGCAAGGATCACCTCATTTTACTGTCCGAAGGTCGCCTGGTGAATTTGGGAAATGGGACCGGACACCCTTCCAGAATAATGGATGGTTCATTTGCCAACCAAGTCCTCGCGCAAATATACCTCTACGAACGGAAATTCGCAGACCAAAAAGGTGGAACCATTACAGTGCAAGTTTTACCGAAACATCTCGACGAAGAAGTGGCTGCCCATATGGTTCGTGGCTTTGGAGGGGTTATCACTAAACTCACCCAAACTCAGGCTGCCTATATTCACGTCCCAGTTAATGGACCATTCAAAGAAGACAGCTACAAGTATTAA